In Daucus carota subsp. sativus chromosome 4, DH1 v3.0, whole genome shotgun sequence, one DNA window encodes the following:
- the LOC108216604 gene encoding F-box protein At3g07870, whose amino-acid sequence MKSETSINDLQRDTLSDILSRLPARTLLSCQCVCKRFNQLIRNPDFITSHLNRATSTTDADICSISVLSFDEEDRDRSFTDHMLVESSKDNEFELSFSYVKHLNPITSQFVVIGSCNGLFCVDLRAPDERCASYILLWNPVTKQNRYLPKPQIDALGKGVNIVQAFGFEPETNDYKVVRIVYYHSAENSGAMSDEDDMFVMQMEVFKMSEDCWTTFQASTLLCSADSNMSLEEEPVLPLEIRKSSPVFLKGAFHWLAIDPRNHEDSQSAIVSFDLKDEQLRLITVLDSCRQGGKLVLINDLLSHIVSHQPRDGVAYDIWVMNSYGVKDSWTKQFSVKESLGTLWPLGYWRSDLLLMIEILRGKRNVFSYNLSTGARKNLPYLENFSFLGFCTYVETLVPLS is encoded by the coding sequence ATGAAGTCGGAGACGTCGATAAATGATTTGCAGAGGGATACTTTAAGTGATATCTTATCAAGACTACCTGCAAGAACCCTTTTGAGTTGTCAATGTGTGTGCAAAAGATTTAATCAACTGATTAGAAACCCCGATTTCATTACTAGCCATCTTAATCGTGCCACTTCCACGACTGATGCTGATATTTGTTCTATATCGGTTCTTAGTTTTGATGAGGAAGATAGGGATAGAAGCTTCACTGATCATATGCTTGTTGAGAGCTCAAAAGATAATGAGTTTGAGCTTTCGTTTTCGTATGTGAAGCATCTTAATCCGATTACGAGTCAGTTTGTTGTGATTGGTAGCTGCAATGGTTTGTTTTGTGTTGACCTGAGAGCCCCTGATGAGAGATGTGCATCTTATATTTTGTTGTGGAATCCTGTTACGAAACAAAATAGGTATCTTCCCAAACCCCAGATCGATGCTTTGGGCAAAGGGGTCAACATTGTTCAAGCTTTTGGTTTCGAACCTGAAACTAATGATTACAAGGTTGTAAGGATTGTATATTACCATAGTGCTGAAAATTCTGGTGCCATGTCAGATGAAGATGACATGTTCGTGATGCAAATGGAGGTGTTTAAAATGAGTGAGGATTGTTGGACCACTTTTCAAGCAAGTACCTTGCTCTGTTCTGCGGACAGCAATATGTCACTGGAGGAAGAGCCCGTGTTGCCACTTGAAATTCGGAAATCTTCTCCTGTGTTTTTGAAAGGAGCATTTCATTGGCTTGCTATAGATCCGAGAAATCACGAAGACAGTCAAAGTGCTATAGTGTCATTTGACCTTAAAGATGAGCAGTTAAGACTAATAACTGTGTTGGATTCTTGCAGACAAGGGGGTAAACTTGTTCTGATAAATGATTTGCTTTCCCATATTGTTTCTCATCAACCAAGGGATGGGGTGGCATATGATATATGGGTAATGAATAGCTATGGGGTCAAGGATTCCTGGACTAAGCAGTTTTCTGTTAAAGAGTCTCTTGGAACTCTATGGCCATTGGGATATTGGAGAAGTGATCTTTTGCTAATGATTGAGATTCTACGTGGGAAGAGGAATGTGTTTTCTTATAATCTTAGCACTGGGGCAAGAAAGAACCTGCCATATCTCGAAAATTTTAGTTTTCTTGGCTTTTGTACATATGTTGAAACTCTGGTTCCTCTGAGCTAG
- the LOC108217620 gene encoding UPF0481 protein At3g47200 isoform X2, protein MQKTIEMQTRTSSFKGRITKNYSEHNAQKYSEWVRAVNGTLGLLRSRPHDSSTYRVPTKLRATQPGVYTPQVVCIGPFHLTTPALRATEELKWRYMLAYIDRVVETDTKNIRNNELGGVHDEKSAQISALNKCCEVVSGLEQDARAWCNVMTIKKFKEHHIPSTHEDQVQFESLAGNYTMVTSLTFDLMRLENQIPYFILQKLFDIMPSSKRLIFSGTQELSLRQHILCFFHHIPILRINVFELDSNIQDATYSHILDVLCKVCNLTSWALPLHLTYGTWGFKRCSTELIKAGFQIARRQRSDSMSIVDIQFDKGLILIPSIIIDKSTVSLLRNLIALEQTRSGGQIITSYVILMSTLIRTREDADIFERLGILQNPTKHPDLTGFFTSFCREVLSERFYFRDLCNEVENYEIPLWRWYRMKGYMSITWLRWKKSLKDLKRDYFGNTWSFIAFLTAFFVILLTLLQTFYTVRAYYPPYH, encoded by the exons ATGCAGAAAACAATAGAAATGCAGACAAGAACCAGCAGTTTCAAAGGAAGGATAACAAAGAATTACTCTGAGCATAATGCACAGAAGTATTCTGAATGGGTCCGAGCTGTTAATGGCACACTAGGTCTGCTGCGGAGCAGACCACACGACTCGAGTACTTACAGAGTTCCCACAAAACTCCGAGCAACACAACCTGGAGTATACACTCCTCAAGTGGTATGCATTGGTCCTTTTCATCTAACCACGCCTGCATTACGAGCTACAGAGGAGCTGAAATGGAGATATATGTTAGCTTATATCGATAGAGTAGTAGAAACAGACACAAAAAACATTCGAAACAATGAGTTAGGGGGTGTGCACGATGAAAAATCCGCTCAAATATCGGCCTTGAATAAATGTTGTGAAGTTGTATCAGGACTGGAACAAGATGCTCGAGCATG GTGCAATGTGATGACCATTAAAAAGTTCAAAGAACATCATATCCCATCAACCCATGAGGATCAGGTCCAATTTGAGTCATTAGCAGGTAATTACACGATGGTGACTTCACTGACATTTGATTTAATGCGACTAGAGAACCAAATCCCGTACTTCATTCTGCAGAAGCTTTTTGACATAATGCCAAGTTCCAAGAGATTAATATTCAGTGGAACACAGGAACTATCTCTTCGACAGCACATCCTCTGTTTTTTCCACCATATTCCAATATTGCGTATAAATGTTTTTGAACTTGACAGTAACATCCAGGATGCCACCTACAGTCATATACTCGACGTGTTGTGCAAAGTTTGCAACCTCACCTCATGGGCATTACCCTTACATTTAACCTACGGAACATGGGGATTCAAAAGATGTTCAACAGAATTGATCAAGGCCGGCTTTCAGATTGCTCGTCGTCAGAGATCAGACAGTATGAGCATAGTCGACATACAATTCGACAAGGGATTGATTTTAATCCCGTCAATCATCATAGACAAATCAACTGTCTCATTATTGAGGAATCTCATTGCTTTAGAGCAGACCAGAAGTGGCGGACAAATTATTACCTCATACGTCATACTCATGAGCACGTTGATTCGTACCCGAGAAGATGCAGATATATTTGAACGGTTAGGCATCCTACAGAATCCAACAAAACATCCGGATCTTACAGGCTTCTTTACAAGTTTCTGTCGCGAAGTTCTTTCTGAGCGCTTCTATTTTAGAGATTTGTGCAATGAGGTTGAAAACTATGAAATCCCTTTATGGAGGTGGTACAGAATGAAAGGATACATGAGTATTACATGGTTGAGATGGAAAAAATCTTTGAAGGACTTGAAGCGTGATTACTTCGGAAATACATGGAGTTTTATAGCATTCTTAACTGCTTTTTTTGTCATACTTCTGACTCTCTTGCAGACTTTCTACACTGTGCGAGCTTATTATCCTCCATACCATTAA
- the LOC108217620 gene encoding UPF0481 protein At3g47200 isoform X1, whose translation MQKTIEMQTRTSSFKGRITKNYSEHNAQKYSEWVRAVNGTLGLLRSRPHDSSTYRVPTKLRATQPGVYTPQVVCIGPFHLTTPALRATEELKWRYMLAYIDRVVETDTKNIRNNELGGVHDEKSAQISALNKCCEVVSGLEQDARAWYAEDINLDKHQFVEMLLVDACFILELFYRCNVMTIKKFKEHHIPSTHEDQVQFESLAGNYTMVTSLTFDLMRLENQIPYFILQKLFDIMPSSKRLIFSGTQELSLRQHILCFFHHIPILRINVFELDSNIQDATYSHILDVLCKVCNLTSWALPLHLTYGTWGFKRCSTELIKAGFQIARRQRSDSMSIVDIQFDKGLILIPSIIIDKSTVSLLRNLIALEQTRSGGQIITSYVILMSTLIRTREDADIFERLGILQNPTKHPDLTGFFTSFCREVLSERFYFRDLCNEVENYEIPLWRWYRMKGYMSITWLRWKKSLKDLKRDYFGNTWSFIAFLTAFFVILLTLLQTFYTVRAYYPPYH comes from the coding sequence ATGCAGAAAACAATAGAAATGCAGACAAGAACCAGCAGTTTCAAAGGAAGGATAACAAAGAATTACTCTGAGCATAATGCACAGAAGTATTCTGAATGGGTCCGAGCTGTTAATGGCACACTAGGTCTGCTGCGGAGCAGACCACACGACTCGAGTACTTACAGAGTTCCCACAAAACTCCGAGCAACACAACCTGGAGTATACACTCCTCAAGTGGTATGCATTGGTCCTTTTCATCTAACCACGCCTGCATTACGAGCTACAGAGGAGCTGAAATGGAGATATATGTTAGCTTATATCGATAGAGTAGTAGAAACAGACACAAAAAACATTCGAAACAATGAGTTAGGGGGTGTGCACGATGAAAAATCCGCTCAAATATCGGCCTTGAATAAATGTTGTGAAGTTGTATCAGGACTGGAACAAGATGCTCGAGCATGGTATGCTGAAGATATCAATTTAGACAAGCATCAGTTTGTTGAGATGTTGCTCGTTGATGCTTGTTTTATACTCGAACTCTTTTACAGGTGCAATGTGATGACCATTAAAAAGTTCAAAGAACATCATATCCCATCAACCCATGAGGATCAGGTCCAATTTGAGTCATTAGCAGGTAATTACACGATGGTGACTTCACTGACATTTGATTTAATGCGACTAGAGAACCAAATCCCGTACTTCATTCTGCAGAAGCTTTTTGACATAATGCCAAGTTCCAAGAGATTAATATTCAGTGGAACACAGGAACTATCTCTTCGACAGCACATCCTCTGTTTTTTCCACCATATTCCAATATTGCGTATAAATGTTTTTGAACTTGACAGTAACATCCAGGATGCCACCTACAGTCATATACTCGACGTGTTGTGCAAAGTTTGCAACCTCACCTCATGGGCATTACCCTTACATTTAACCTACGGAACATGGGGATTCAAAAGATGTTCAACAGAATTGATCAAGGCCGGCTTTCAGATTGCTCGTCGTCAGAGATCAGACAGTATGAGCATAGTCGACATACAATTCGACAAGGGATTGATTTTAATCCCGTCAATCATCATAGACAAATCAACTGTCTCATTATTGAGGAATCTCATTGCTTTAGAGCAGACCAGAAGTGGCGGACAAATTATTACCTCATACGTCATACTCATGAGCACGTTGATTCGTACCCGAGAAGATGCAGATATATTTGAACGGTTAGGCATCCTACAGAATCCAACAAAACATCCGGATCTTACAGGCTTCTTTACAAGTTTCTGTCGCGAAGTTCTTTCTGAGCGCTTCTATTTTAGAGATTTGTGCAATGAGGTTGAAAACTATGAAATCCCTTTATGGAGGTGGTACAGAATGAAAGGATACATGAGTATTACATGGTTGAGATGGAAAAAATCTTTGAAGGACTTGAAGCGTGATTACTTCGGAAATACATGGAGTTTTATAGCATTCTTAACTGCTTTTTTTGTCATACTTCTGACTCTCTTGCAGACTTTCTACACTGTGCGAGCTTATTATCCTCCATACCATTAA
- the LOC108216580 gene encoding uncharacterized protein LOC108216580, with protein sequence MGDAKFMQKDDTSLETTRARFNSVLKRHGELAERLSRDSDRTVFERLQREFEAACYSRTREICLDGEEWNDGLLATIRERVHMEVESRAVQLPGDPRSSPRSPLAEKITYKVGTKMLCCLGGARIGIRYEALFGGYVREYYHCVLESKSFLQKMTVLEHTVPFFLPIQKAENDLLSSNAIKFIDHVGELLQAYVDRREQVRLIQELYGNQLRELYHSLPYDMVEFMLDDCDCKITVGLRYENLLSILPTRASVFAWPVKKSSSAEIMRKGNGISENPDVPMRLIYAEDALRTMSLPEAYAEIVLNLPEELSELKVQRKL encoded by the coding sequence ATGGGAGACGCAAAATTTATGCAGAAAGATGATACAAGCTTGGAGACTACGAGGGCAAGATTCAACAGTGTCCTCAAAAGACATGGGGAGCTAGCTGAGCGTCTCTCCAGGGACTCTGACAGGACTGTTTTTGAGCGTTTGCAGAGGGAATTCGAAGCTGCTTGTTACTCCAGAACTCGAGAAATTTGTTTAGATGGTGAGGAATGGAATGATGGATTATTAGCCACCATAAGGGAAAGGGTTCACATGGAGGTTGAGAGTAGGGCAGTACAATTGCCTGGGGATCCAAGGTCATCACCAAGATCTCCTCTTGCTGAAAAGATCACCTACAAAGTCGGAACAAAGATGCTTTGCTGTCTTGGTGGAGCAAGGATCGGCATCCGGTATGAGGCATTGTTTGGTGGATATGTTCGTGAGTATTACCATTGTGTGCTTGAAAGCAAATCATTTCTTCAGAAGATGACTGTCCTCGAACATACAGTTCCGTTTTTCCTGCCGATACAGAAAGCAGAAAATGATTTGCTCTCTTCAAATGCGATAAAATTTATAGATCATGTTGGCGAATTGTTGCAAGCTTATGTTGACCGACGAGAGCAGGTCCGCCTTATTCAGGAATTATATGGTAATCAACTAAGAGAACTTTATCACAGTCTTCCCTATGACATGGTGGAATTCATGCTAGACGATTGTGATTGTAAGATAACTGTTGGTCTGAGATATGAGAATCTGTTGTCTATTTTACCAACTAGAGCAAGCGTATTTGCATGGCCTGTGAAAAAATCTTCAAGTGCTGAAATAATGCGGAAAGGAAATGGAATCTCAGAAAATCCTGATGTACCGATGCGGCTAATCTATGCGGAAGATGCGCTGCGGACTATGAGTTTGCCTGAAGCATATGCAGAAATTGTGCTGAACCTCCCGGAGGAGCTTTCTGAACTAAAAGTTCAAAGGAAACTCTGA